The Desulforegula conservatrix Mb1Pa genome includes a window with the following:
- a CDS encoding helix-turn-helix domain-containing protein, with protein sequence MAKGIRRNHGPAFKAKVALAALKGDKTLSELSDQFGVHSNQISAWKKELEQNASELFDRGKRN encoded by the coding sequence ATGGCAAAAGGAATCAGAAGAAATCACGGACCAGCATTCAAGGCTAAAGTGGCGTTAGCGGCTTTGAAGGGAGACAAAACCCTCTCGGAATTATCCGATCAGTTTGGTGTGCATTCCAATCAGATATCAGCCTGGAAGAAAGAGCTTGAACAGAATGCCTCAGAACTGTTTGATCGTGGAAAAAGGAATGA